A single Zootoca vivipara chromosome 1, rZooViv1.1, whole genome shotgun sequence DNA region contains:
- the SLC43A3 gene encoding equilibrative nucleobase transporter 1 isoform X6 yields MKGGSSSPCCPTCPQPSAHLVAQGISLSSRSAYTTGTLLIAFSSAATALMLFPAVTFLSVGGILFILTNMQIGNLFGKHRSTIITLYNGAFDSSSAVFLVIKLLYEQGLSLRIMFLFMSACSAWHLIRTFFLMPRSHIPYPLPPGYTYGVSCHKRSRSYRTYEEQRSPKVLDENDAEDSDNLHAEPALEENSTNKGLVGIGDAETAANLKAPAVVSFRSCVFSKLFFWHLVWLSVMQLRHYLFIGTLNSMLTQLADGDPTLVSSYTNAFAFTQFCGVICAPWNGLILDRHKRGHKKEGSLQGVPDSLADLRSCVLSLVITVLQCVAFSICASIPVLPVQYATFILQVLSRSFLYGGNAAFLSIAFPSEHFGKLYGLVMGLSAVVSLLQYPCFSLISGPLNGDPFYVNIGLIVLIFLALVNPVMVWLECKRRQKEQYIAGSPTLTASKKEGLESSI; encoded by the exons ATGAAGGGAGGAAGTAGTTCACCTTGCTGCCCCACGTGTCCACAGCCCAGTGCCCATTTGGTAGCTCAGGGCATCTCTTTGTCTTCCAGATCTGCCTACACCACTGGTACTCTCCTCATTGCATTTTCCTCAGCAG CCACTGCGCTGATGCTGTTCCCAGCAGTGACGTTTCTCTCTGTCGGTGGGATCCTCTTTATCCTCACCAACATGCAG ATTGGGAATCTGTTTGGAAAACACCGCTCAACCATTATTACCCTCTACAATGGGGCCTTTGACTCTTCCTCTGCAGTTTTTCTTGTCATCAAG CTGCTGTATGAACAAGGCCTCTCGCTGAGAATCATGTTCCTCTTCATGTCTGCTTGCAGTGCCTGGCACTTGATCCGTACTTTCTTTCTGATGCCCCGCAGCCATATTCCGTATCCACTGCCCCCAGGATATACATATGG AGTGAGCTGTCACAAGAGGTCCCGTTCATATCGCACCTATGAGGAGCAACGTAGCCCCAAAGTCCTGGATGAGAATGATGCAGAGGACTCGGATAATCTGCATGCTGAACCAGCACTCGAAGAAAATTCCACCAACAAAGGGTTGGTTGGCATAG GAGATGCTGAGACTGCAGCAAACCTCAAGGCTCCAGCTGTTGTTTCCTTCCGGAGCTGTGTCTTCTCCAAACTCTTTTTTTGGCATCTGGTGTGGCTGTCGGTGATGCAGCTGCGACACTATCTCTTCATTGGCACCCTCAACTCCATGCTGACACAGCTGGCTGATGGAGACCCCACCCTTG TGAGCAGCTACACCAATGCTTTTGCCTTCACCCAGTTCTGTGGAGTCATCTGTGCCCCCTGGAATGGGCTTATCCTGGACCGTCACAAACGTGGACATAAAAAGGAAGGGAGTTTGCAAG GGGTGCCAGATTCCCTTGCAGACCTGCGTTCCTGTGTGCTGTCACTGGTCATTACAGTGTTGCAGTGCGTGGCCTTCTCAATTTGTGCCTCTATTCCGGTGCTGCCTGTGCAGTACGCCACGTTTATCCTGCAGGTTCTGAGCCGCTCCTTCCTCTACGGGGGCAATGCTGCCTTCTTATCCATTGC CTTCCCTTCGGAACACTTTGGGAAACTCTACGGCCTGGTGATGGGGCTCTCAGCCGTGGTGTCTCTCCTGCAATACCCCTGCTTCTCGCTCATCAGCGGCCCACTCAACGGGGATCCCTTTTAT GTGAATATTGGTCTCATAGTCCTAATATTTCTGGCTTTGGTCAACCCAGTGATGGTGTGGTTGGAGTGCAAGCGGCGGCAGAAGGAACAGTACATCGCAGGCTCCCCAACCTTAACTGCAAGCAAGAAGGAAGGCCTGGAGTCTTCTATCTGA